In Quercus robur chromosome 11, dhQueRobu3.1, whole genome shotgun sequence, the sequence TTATGTGGGTATGTAGGGTTACTAACCGAGATTCAAGTCTGGGATCCCTACTGGTCGAGGTGGGTTCTGGTGAAGGTTCCTTCTTCACGAGATCTTCAAGCTTTTGGGCCACTACTTGTAAGGTTGTTTGGTCCTTAGGTTTGAGGCTAGCTTGTCTGGTTGTGGGTAGCTTGACGAAAGGTTTTTCTAGAGTCTGGATTGGTTTACTAAGATTTCCTGGTTGGGGGAGAACCTTGTCTTCAATCCTGTCTTCTATCCTATCAAGCTGTTTTCCTATAACTCCTAAACACTGGTTGGTGTAGTTGTTTTGCTCtattacctatatatatatatatatatatatccttaatAAGCataaaaatgtgttgaaaatttAGCATTGAACTCCATTTAACGTCGCTAATATTCTCTATTATTTCAAGAACACCATTAATTTTTCCATTGTTAATGTATCGTTCTTTTTTGGTGATTGTATTTTGGAAGCTAAGGGAGTACGTACATAACACAGAGGACTTCATCAACATAATGTTGGATGACAAACAGAATAAACTACTGCAAATGGGGGTCATGTTAACAACAGCTACCCTTCTACTAACTGCCTTTATTATTGCAGTTGGGTTCTTAAGCATAAACGTTAGAATTGCTCTATTCAATGATATAATAAATGGAGAGAAAAATTGGTTATGGACTGCTGGGGGTGGCAGTATTGGGTGCATAGTCCTATATCTCTTTGCTTATAGCTGGTATAAATATAAGCGATTGATATAATAATGGACATCAAGGGGCCATTGATTGTAaaacatttattatatattatgttGAAAATACTTTGTATAGacacaattttgtttgtttgctattATTCTATACCTCTTATtgcattttaattattatcatgGACATGGTTTGTTTATGACTTAGTCACAATTTGAGAGACTTTCAATTGCTAATTGATATACCAGTCACGCgatgtttgtaattttttattttaatttcttttaagtatCTAAATGTTTGAAAAGTTAGGTCACcgtatttttatttcttttcagcAATGTTGTTTAATGTTTACCAACTATTTTCTTATGTTATAGTAAATCTCAATCAAACAATCAcctaaaaaaatggtaaattacattgACACTGTCAAGGTATAGCAAAATTAGAGTTGTTAtacctaattttttaaaaaatgacactATTGCcccaaattatcaaaattatgaCACTCAGTGCCCCTCCCCCAATcacccctcctttttttttttttttttttttttttttttttttttgtgaattattTAGGAAACGGagtgttaaatatattattcattttGGAAGTGGAGCATCATTTCTTGAAAATCAGGTATAGTGAGTTTAATTTCGCTACACCTTAGGAGTTTCAATGAtgtttacccttaaaaattggggttttaactttttaaaac encodes:
- the LOC126707159 gene encoding magnesium transporter MRS2-3-like gives rise to the protein MAQMYLTEKLVYGSNMNEGDDMESNFDDRFSILSDDEGQNLENPHGNHASSTQSYMNKNLDVKELEMLLEPYFVQIDGTLNKLSTLREYVHNTEDFINIMLDDKQNKLLQMGVMLTTATLLLTAFIIAVGFLSINVRIALFNDIINGEKNWLWTAGGGSIGCIVLYLFAYSWYKYKRLI